One stretch of Thermococcus sp. 21S9 DNA includes these proteins:
- a CDS encoding type II toxin-antitoxin system VapC family toxin gives MAKPLRPELFYMDTSAMIALLVRDDPEHERALSFFRDAVREGSVFVIGRPTLMEFLNGVAKHVGKDVAEEQYRLYTASRFIFIEKETEADWERAWELFFKYRDQQGIDLFDSLAFAIMERLGIRKAFTFDSDFAVHGFVMAP, from the coding sequence ATGGCGAAGCCACTGAGGCCAGAGCTGTTCTACATGGACACGAGCGCCATGATAGCTCTCCTCGTCAGGGACGACCCGGAGCACGAGCGGGCCTTGAGCTTCTTTAGGGACGCCGTTAGGGAGGGGTCGGTTTTCGTAATCGGTAGGCCCACGCTGATGGAGTTCCTGAACGGCGTTGCAAAGCACGTTGGAAAGGACGTTGCCGAGGAGCAGTACCGCCTCTACACCGCGAGCAGGTTCATCTTCATCGAGAAGGAAACCGAAGCGGACTGGGAACGGGCCTGGGAGCTTTTCTTCAAGTACCGCGACCAGCAGGGAATAGACTTATTCGACAGCTTAGCTTTCGCAATAATGGAGAGGCTTGGAATCAGGAAGGCGTTCACCTTCGACAGCGACTTCGCGGTTCACGGCTTCGTCATGGCCCCATAG
- the pyrB gene encoding aspartate carbamoyltransferase, producing MDWKGRDVVSIRDFSKEDIEFVLKVAERLEGELKEKGSLDYARGKILATLFFEPSTRTRLSFESAMHRLGGSVIGFSSASSTSVKKGESLADTIRTVEQYSDVIVIRHPMEGAARLAAEVAEVPVINAGDGSNQHPTQTLLDLYTIKRAFGRIDDLKIGLLGDLKYGRTVHSLAEALAFYDVELYLISPELLRMPRHIVEELKERGVRVYETTDLEGAIPELDVLYVTRIQRERFPDEEEYLKVKGSYQVNCKLLKNAKETLKVMHPLPRVDEIHPEVDKSEHALYFRQVFSGVPVRMALLGLTLGVLEGF from the coding sequence ATGGACTGGAAAGGAAGGGACGTTGTGAGCATTAGGGATTTCTCGAAGGAGGACATCGAGTTCGTTTTGAAGGTTGCAGAGAGGCTTGAGGGAGAACTTAAGGAGAAGGGCTCGCTCGACTACGCGCGCGGGAAAATTCTGGCGACTCTGTTCTTCGAGCCTTCGACGAGAACCCGCTTGAGTTTCGAGAGCGCGATGCACAGGCTCGGCGGTTCGGTTATAGGCTTCTCCTCGGCCTCGAGCACGAGCGTCAAGAAGGGGGAAAGCCTTGCCGACACGATAAGAACCGTCGAGCAGTACAGCGACGTTATAGTTATCAGGCACCCGATGGAAGGTGCCGCCCGGCTGGCGGCGGAGGTTGCAGAGGTTCCGGTCATCAACGCCGGCGACGGGAGCAACCAGCACCCAACTCAAACCCTCCTCGACCTCTACACGATAAAGCGCGCCTTCGGAAGGATTGACGACCTCAAGATTGGCCTGCTCGGCGACCTCAAGTACGGGAGAACCGTTCACAGCCTCGCGGAGGCCTTAGCGTTCTACGACGTCGAGCTCTATTTGATTTCACCCGAGCTCTTGAGGATGCCGAGGCACATCGTCGAGGAGCTGAAGGAGAGGGGGGTTAGGGTTTACGAGACGACCGACCTTGAGGGCGCGATTCCAGAGCTTGATGTGCTCTACGTAACGAGAATCCAGCGCGAGCGCTTCCCGGACGAGGAGGAGTACCTGAAGGTCAAGGGTAGCTACCAGGTGAACTGTAAGCTTTTGAAGAACGCCAAGGAAACGCTGAAGGTCATGCACCCGCTCCCGAGGGTTGACGAAATTCACCCAGAGGTTGACAAGAGCGAGCACGCGCTCTACTTCCGTCAGGTCTTCTCCGGCGTGCCGGTTAGAATGGCGCTCCTTGGTCTGACATTGGGCGTTCTGGAGGGATTTTAA
- a CDS encoding alanyl-tRNA editing protein, translating to MEGNIEVRTHTALHVVKGAVVKVLGEKAKWTASTYVKGNRGVLAVKFDRKPTPEEIAEIERLANEKVKENVPVKVYELPREEAEKRFGEDMYDLFPVPEEVRTLKVVVIEGWNVNACNKEHTKTTGEIGKIRIRKVRFRRSRELLEISFEVL from the coding sequence ATGGAAGGGAATATTGAGGTTAGAACTCACACGGCACTCCACGTGGTCAAGGGTGCGGTTGTGAAGGTTCTCGGCGAAAAGGCCAAGTGGACGGCCTCGACCTACGTTAAAGGCAACCGCGGGGTTCTGGCAGTTAAGTTCGACCGGAAGCCAACGCCCGAGGAAATCGCTGAAATAGAACGCCTCGCCAACGAGAAAGTTAAGGAGAACGTTCCGGTTAAAGTTTACGAGCTTCCGCGTGAGGAAGCGGAGAAGCGCTTTGGAGAGGACATGTACGACCTGTTTCCGGTTCCCGAGGAAGTTAGAACCCTCAAGGTGGTCGTCATCGAGGGCTGGAACGTCAACGCGTGCAATAAGGAGCACACGAAGACGACGGGCGAAATTGGGAAAATAAGAATCAGGAAGGTCCGCTTCAGGAGGAGCAGGGAGCTTTTGGAGATTAGTTTTGAGGTGCTTTAA
- a CDS encoding EamA family transporter, which yields MKTYLIYALLSAFFASLVPIFGKIGLRDVNPTLATAVRAVIMAVFLVGVALVSGVTREPLGGRALLFIALSGIAGALSWLFYFMAVKAGRVPAVVAIDKTSVALAIFLSWLILGSRMDVKTAVGALLIVLGAILVAL from the coding sequence ATGAAAACCTACCTCATCTACGCCCTCCTCTCTGCCTTCTTCGCCTCCCTCGTTCCAATCTTCGGAAAAATAGGCCTCAGGGATGTCAACCCAACGCTCGCGACCGCCGTGAGGGCCGTCATAATGGCTGTCTTCCTCGTCGGCGTTGCCCTCGTGAGCGGTGTAACGCGGGAACCGTTGGGGGGAAGGGCGCTATTATTCATAGCGCTTTCAGGGATAGCAGGCGCGCTATCGTGGCTCTTCTACTTCATGGCCGTTAAAGCCGGCCGTGTTCCGGCGGTTGTTGCAATAGACAAGACGAGCGTCGCGCTGGCAATCTTCCTTTCGTGGCTCATCCTCGGGAGCAGGATGGACGTGAAAACAGCGGTCGGCGCGCTCCTCATAGTTCTCGGCGCGATTCTGGTGGCCCTTTAG
- a CDS encoding D-glucuronyl C5-epimerase family protein encodes MKRWQAWIVPLIIILLITTYGVHHFENSNVENQTNPGESAVPGSLNHTAENHYTNTSEEGKGINNTNTMANNYSGYELLIERYPSLRNVLERARNVSEKFPDVNYPVRVFASIAERRNLTGAELSILNLTLHADLCYFSLNGTPRESYYVVSFSDLHPRGVPHLDCPNFTSPLPFVYYRGRGFQYYPVTASNWAYHYLKGEKVREAEAILNAMLPLRETRRFNGRPVALFNVYFAPPDTNVTPPWVSSFSQGMLAGLYAWLYNETGNETYLTVARELFNSFYLPLGEGGFVENTSYGLWFLEYPFRPDFLVLNGHIITMKGLWLYYRFTGDGRAVELFQRGVESVKRALPHCEANNWSLYAVNGPPAREDYHRLHVRLLVWLYVRTGDGIFLGYAERWNGYLEQRGLEPENITELLRADG; translated from the coding sequence ATGAAGCGCTGGCAGGCCTGGATAGTTCCGTTAATCATCATTCTCCTCATCACCACCTACGGCGTTCACCACTTCGAAAACTCCAACGTTGAAAACCAGACCAACCCCGGAGAAAGCGCCGTTCCGGGAAGTCTCAATCACACGGCCGAGAACCATTACACAAACACCTCAGAGGAAGGAAAGGGCATAAACAATACCAACACAATGGCCAACAATTACTCCGGCTATGAACTCCTCATTGAGCGCTATCCTTCCCTCAGGAACGTCCTTGAGAGGGCCCGTAACGTCTCCGAGAAGTTTCCTGACGTGAACTATCCGGTAAGGGTATTCGCGAGCATCGCGGAGAGGAGAAACCTGACCGGGGCGGAGCTTTCCATTCTCAACCTCACCCTCCATGCCGACCTCTGCTACTTCTCCCTGAACGGAACGCCACGGGAGAGCTACTACGTCGTTTCATTCTCAGACCTCCACCCTCGTGGCGTCCCCCACCTCGACTGCCCCAATTTCACGAGCCCGCTCCCCTTCGTCTACTACCGGGGCAGGGGCTTCCAGTACTACCCTGTCACCGCCTCAAATTGGGCCTACCACTACCTCAAAGGGGAAAAGGTGAGGGAAGCCGAGGCGATACTGAACGCCATGCTCCCGCTGAGGGAAACGCGGAGGTTCAACGGAAGGCCCGTCGCGCTCTTCAACGTCTACTTCGCCCCGCCGGATACCAACGTAACGCCACCCTGGGTTTCGTCCTTCTCGCAGGGAATGCTCGCGGGCCTCTACGCGTGGCTCTACAACGAAACCGGCAACGAGACGTACCTCACCGTCGCGCGGGAGCTCTTCAACTCCTTCTACCTACCGCTCGGGGAAGGTGGCTTCGTCGAGAACACGAGCTACGGCCTCTGGTTCCTGGAGTATCCATTCAGGCCGGATTTCCTCGTCCTGAACGGCCACATCATCACGATGAAGGGACTCTGGCTGTATTACCGCTTCACTGGAGACGGGAGGGCGGTGGAGCTCTTCCAGAGGGGTGTCGAAAGCGTCAAGCGGGCTCTTCCCCACTGCGAGGCAAATAACTGGAGCCTCTACGCGGTGAACGGACCGCCGGCGAGGGAGGACTACCACAGGCTTCACGTGAGGCTCCTTGTCTGGCTATACGTCAGAACGGGCGACGGGATTTTCTTGGGGTACGCCGAGAGGTGGAACGGCTACCTTGAGCAGAGGGGACTCGAGCCGGAGAACATTACAGAGCTGTTAAGGGCGGACGGTTGA
- a CDS encoding extradiol dioxygenase has product MLVGIGLMPHGNPVLEPPDEKTERLAEVLRRIGEEFRGVDSYVLISPHNVRMSDHLGVILAENLVSWLGFEGKELPGEWKTDRELAEKIYRAEKEAGMPVVDLNFASLRGEYSRWPLSWGELIPLQFLERKPLVLMAPSRGVGRETLVRFGEILGEVLEREGKRVALIISADHGHGHDENGPYGKVKESEIYDRLIMELINENRLEELLSIPEELVRKALVDSYWQMLIMLGAMRKAEFELKASAYACPTYFGMAGALWVRK; this is encoded by the coding sequence ATGCTCGTCGGAATAGGCCTGATGCCCCACGGAAACCCCGTTCTTGAGCCCCCAGACGAGAAAACCGAGAGGCTCGCGGAAGTCCTGAGGAGAATCGGAGAGGAGTTCAGGGGTGTGGACTCCTACGTCCTGATAAGCCCGCACAACGTCAGAATGAGCGACCATCTCGGCGTCATTCTCGCTGAAAACCTCGTCTCGTGGCTCGGCTTTGAGGGGAAGGAACTGCCCGGCGAGTGGAAAACCGATAGGGAGCTGGCGGAGAAGATTTACAGAGCCGAGAAGGAGGCGGGAATGCCAGTCGTTGACCTGAACTTTGCATCGCTACGCGGTGAATACTCGCGCTGGCCCCTGAGCTGGGGTGAGCTGATTCCGCTCCAGTTCCTCGAAAGGAAACCGCTCGTCCTGATGGCGCCATCGAGGGGAGTTGGCAGGGAAACGCTCGTCCGCTTTGGCGAAATCCTCGGCGAGGTCCTTGAGCGGGAGGGGAAGAGGGTTGCGCTGATAATCAGCGCGGACCACGGGCACGGGCACGATGAAAACGGCCCCTACGGGAAGGTGAAGGAGAGCGAAATCTATGATAGGCTGATAATGGAGCTGATTAACGAGAACCGCCTTGAAGAGCTTCTCAGCATCCCCGAGGAACTCGTTAGGAAGGCCCTCGTGGACAGCTACTGGCAGATGCTGATAATGCTTGGAGCCATGAGAAAGGCAGAGTTCGAGCTGAAGGCGAGCGCATACGCCTGTCCAACTTACTTCGGAATGGCCGGGGCGCTGTGGGTGCGGAAGTGA
- a CDS encoding cyclic 2,3-diphosphoglycerate synthase, whose product MAEKKKKRVLILGAAGRDFHNFNVFFRDNPDYEVVAFTATQIPDIEGRIYPPELAGELYPNGIPIWSEDDMEKIIKEHDIDIVVFAYSDVPHEHVMHLASRAHSAGADFWLLGPKSTMLKSTKPVVAVTAIRTGCGKSQTSRKVAQLLQEMGYKVVAIRHPMPYGDLRKQVVQRFATFEDLDKYECTIEEREEYEPYIERGMVVYAGVDYEKILREAEKEADIILWDGGNNDFPFYEPDLWITVVDPHRPGHELKYHPGETNFRAADVIIINKIDTANRDDIQTVRENIEKINPNATVIEAASPIFVDNPELIKGKRVLVVEDGPTLTHGGMKYGAGYVAAKKFGAKEIIDPRPYAVGSIVETYKKYPHLDLILPAMGYGKKQIKELEETINRADADVVIMGTPVDLRRFMNLNKPAVRVKYELEEIGQPKLKDVLENWVKNCEKLKKE is encoded by the coding sequence ATGGCCGAGAAGAAAAAGAAGAGAGTTCTTATTCTTGGAGCGGCCGGAAGGGACTTCCACAACTTCAACGTGTTCTTCAGGGACAACCCCGACTACGAGGTCGTGGCCTTCACCGCAACCCAGATTCCGGACATCGAGGGCAGGATTTACCCGCCCGAGCTCGCCGGTGAGCTCTACCCGAACGGCATTCCGATATGGAGCGAGGACGACATGGAGAAGATAATCAAGGAGCACGACATCGACATCGTCGTCTTCGCCTACTCAGACGTTCCGCACGAGCACGTCATGCACCTCGCGAGCAGGGCCCACTCGGCCGGCGCCGACTTCTGGCTCCTTGGACCCAAGAGTACCATGCTCAAGAGCACCAAGCCCGTCGTTGCCGTTACTGCCATAAGAACCGGCTGTGGAAAGAGCCAGACCAGCAGAAAGGTCGCCCAGCTCCTCCAGGAGATGGGCTACAAGGTCGTTGCCATAAGGCACCCGATGCCATACGGTGACCTGAGGAAGCAGGTCGTTCAGAGGTTCGCCACCTTCGAGGACCTCGACAAGTACGAGTGCACCATCGAGGAGCGCGAGGAGTACGAGCCCTACATCGAGCGCGGTATGGTTGTCTACGCGGGCGTTGACTACGAGAAGATTCTCCGCGAGGCCGAGAAGGAGGCCGACATAATCCTCTGGGACGGCGGAAACAACGACTTCCCGTTCTACGAGCCCGACCTCTGGATTACGGTCGTTGACCCGCACAGGCCCGGCCACGAGCTCAAGTACCACCCCGGTGAGACCAACTTCAGGGCCGCTGACGTCATAATCATCAACAAGATTGACACCGCCAACAGGGACGACATCCAGACCGTCCGCGAGAACATCGAGAAGATTAACCCGAACGCCACCGTCATCGAGGCTGCCTCGCCGATATTCGTTGACAACCCCGAGCTCATCAAGGGCAAGCGCGTTCTCGTCGTCGAGGACGGTCCGACCCTCACCCACGGCGGTATGAAGTACGGAGCCGGCTACGTTGCAGCGAAGAAGTTCGGAGCGAAGGAAATCATCGACCCGAGGCCCTACGCCGTCGGCTCAATCGTCGAGACCTACAAGAAGTACCCGCACCTCGACCTCATTCTGCCGGCCATGGGCTACGGCAAGAAGCAGATTAAGGAGCTCGAGGAGACCATCAACAGGGCAGATGCGGACGTGGTCATCATGGGTACCCCCGTTGACCTGCGCAGGTTCATGAACCTCAACAAGCCGGCCGTCCGCGTCAAGTACGAGCTCGAGGAAATCGGCCAGCCCAAGCTCAAGGACGTCCTCGAGAACTGGGTCAAGAACTGCGAGAAGCTCAAGAAGGAGTGA
- a CDS encoding ribbon-helix-helix domain-containing protein, with product MSSTKHVQTEIDESLYSMLKALSLREGKPIKEILREAIEEYLKRNAGITEEEVEKDPIWKAFGAVELKGRKTSHDEDWGVVEWRSH from the coding sequence ATGTCATCTACAAAACATGTGCAGACCGAGATTGATGAGAGCCTGTACTCAATGCTCAAGGCTCTCTCACTCAGGGAGGGGAAGCCCATAAAGGAGATACTCCGGGAGGCCATAGAGGAGTACCTCAAGAGAAACGCGGGAATAACAGAGGAGGAAGTGGAAAAAGACCCAATCTGGAAGGCATTCGGCGCGGTGGAGCTTAAGGGCAGGAAGACGAGCCACGATGAGGACTGGGGAGTGGTCGAATGGCGAAGCCACTGA
- a CDS encoding thiamine-phosphate synthase family protein: protein MKTPSVYIAEELMPYLRARIAGILYREGFRQSRIASYLGITQAMVSKYLGGTYKRPPEEVASLLDGIAEEIASLILSGASKDEIITFTSRRLFELFSSGDLCRHYALYSGVSEETCRSLFAPRESMALEEMRLALRELISLPGLSKLIPEVRSNLAYAPPGAKSPADVIAIPGRITLVKGRPYALPPEPGASKFTASLILSVSGKAPEVRSVMNVRLDENVAKAIRKLPFRYAEVRTGGLSDEEAIKRIAGLFENDSPDFVLDWGGEGVEPLAYVFGRNPLDVVGKVKALLEVMK from the coding sequence ATGAAGACGCCGAGCGTTTACATTGCCGAAGAGCTTATGCCGTATCTGCGCGCGCGGATAGCGGGAATCCTCTACCGTGAGGGGTTCAGACAGTCGAGGATAGCGAGTTACCTTGGCATAACGCAGGCGATGGTGAGCAAGTACCTTGGGGGCACGTACAAGCGTCCTCCAGAGGAGGTCGCATCGCTTCTCGACGGTATCGCCGAGGAAATCGCGAGTTTAATCCTTTCAGGCGCATCGAAGGATGAAATAATAACTTTCACCTCAAGGAGGCTCTTTGAGCTCTTCTCCTCCGGCGACCTGTGCAGGCACTACGCCCTGTACTCGGGAGTGAGCGAAGAAACCTGCAGGTCCCTGTTCGCTCCCCGGGAGTCGATGGCCCTCGAGGAGATGAGGCTGGCCCTCCGCGAGCTTATCTCCCTGCCGGGACTTTCGAAGCTTATCCCGGAGGTCAGGAGCAACTTGGCCTACGCGCCCCCCGGAGCGAAGAGTCCAGCCGACGTAATCGCGATTCCCGGGAGGATAACCCTCGTCAAGGGCCGGCCTTATGCCCTCCCCCCTGAACCCGGAGCGAGTAAGTTTACCGCTTCCCTAATCCTTTCGGTCTCAGGGAAGGCCCCGGAAGTGCGGAGCGTCATGAACGTCAGGCTTGATGAAAACGTGGCCAAAGCCATTAGGAAACTGCCGTTCCGTTATGCAGAGGTTAGAACCGGTGGTCTGAGCGACGAGGAGGCAATAAAACGAATAGCCGGTCTCTTCGAGAACGATTCCCCCGATTTCGTCCTCGACTGGGGTGGGGAGGGCGTTGAACCACTCGCCTACGTCTTCGGTAGGAATCCCCTCGACGTCGTCGGGAAGGTTAAAGCCCTGTTGGAGGTGATGAAATGA
- a CDS encoding BtpA/SgcQ family protein has product MDFERKPLIGMVHLKPLPGSYLYDGNLETVIELALRDARTLEEAGFDAIMIENFGDVPFPKTVDKVTVASFTAVAKAIRDEVSVPVGINVLRNDGISAYSIAYAIKADFIRVNVLSGVAYTDQGIIEGIAHELARLRKLLPSGIKVFADVHVKHAVHFFDFEDAIRDTVERGLADAVVVSGKATGKPVDLEKLALAKRISPIPVVVGSGTTYDNLPELWKHADAFIVGTWLKRDGKVENEVSLERARKLVELAEKLRAGS; this is encoded by the coding sequence ATGGACTTCGAGAGGAAACCGCTCATCGGCATGGTTCACCTCAAGCCCCTTCCCGGCTCGTACCTCTACGACGGTAACCTTGAGACCGTCATCGAACTCGCCCTGAGGGACGCCAGGACCCTTGAAGAGGCTGGCTTCGACGCGATAATGATTGAGAACTTCGGCGACGTTCCGTTCCCAAAGACCGTTGACAAGGTGACGGTTGCTTCATTCACAGCTGTGGCCAAGGCCATTCGCGACGAGGTGAGCGTTCCGGTCGGGATTAACGTCCTCAGGAACGACGGGATATCGGCCTATTCAATAGCCTACGCCATTAAAGCGGACTTCATAAGGGTTAACGTGCTGAGTGGCGTCGCCTACACCGACCAGGGAATCATCGAGGGCATTGCCCACGAGCTTGCGAGGCTGAGGAAACTCCTTCCAAGCGGAATCAAGGTTTTCGCAGACGTCCACGTCAAGCACGCGGTCCACTTCTTCGACTTTGAAGACGCGATAAGGGACACCGTCGAGCGCGGTCTGGCCGATGCGGTAGTGGTGAGCGGAAAGGCAACCGGAAAGCCCGTGGATTTGGAAAAGCTCGCCCTCGCGAAGAGAATCTCGCCCATTCCGGTCGTCGTCGGCTCGGGAACGACCTACGACAACCTGCCCGAGCTGTGGAAGCACGCGGATGCCTTCATCGTCGGCACATGGCTCAAGCGCGACGGAAAGGTTGAGAACGAGGTTTCCCTTGAGAGGGCCAGAAAGCTCGTCGAGCTGGCGGAGAAGTTGAGGGCCGGTTCGTAG
- the glmM gene encoding phosphoglucosamine mutase, which produces MGRYFGTSGIRGLFNECVTPELALKVGKALGTYLEGGKVVVGMDTRTSSETLKSALISGLLSTGVEVIDIGLSPTPLTGFAIKLYEADAGVTITASHNPPEYNGIKVWQSNGMAYTPDMEAELERILESGNFRKVPWNEIGTLRRADPRKEYIMKALEMVKLNDSYTVVVDSGNGAGSILSPYLQRELGNRVISLNSHPSGFFVRELEPNAKSLSGLAKTVRVMKADVGIAHDGDADRIGVVDDEGDFVEYEVMLSLIAGYMLRKFGRGKIVTTVDAGFALDDYVRPLGGEVIRTRVGDVAVADELAKHGGVFGGEPSGTWIIPQWNLTPDGIFAGALVLEMIDRLGPISELAKEVPRYVTLRAKIPCPNEKKAKAMEIIAKEALKSFDYERLIDIDGVRIENSDWWILFRPSGTEPIMRITLEAHTEEKAKELMEKAERLVRSAVERA; this is translated from the coding sequence ATGGGCAGGTACTTCGGCACGAGCGGAATCAGGGGACTCTTCAATGAGTGCGTTACCCCCGAGCTGGCCCTGAAGGTCGGAAAGGCCCTTGGAACGTACCTCGAGGGGGGAAAAGTCGTCGTCGGAATGGACACGAGAACGAGCAGTGAGACCCTCAAGTCGGCTCTAATCAGCGGGCTTCTAAGCACGGGCGTCGAGGTGATAGACATAGGTCTGTCCCCAACACCGCTCACTGGCTTTGCAATAAAGCTCTACGAAGCCGATGCGGGCGTTACGATAACCGCCTCACACAATCCTCCGGAATACAACGGGATAAAGGTGTGGCAGTCCAACGGAATGGCCTACACTCCGGACATGGAGGCTGAACTCGAGAGAATCCTCGAATCCGGGAACTTTAGAAAGGTTCCCTGGAACGAGATTGGGACGCTCAGGAGGGCCGACCCCAGAAAGGAGTACATAATGAAGGCCCTCGAAATGGTAAAGCTCAACGATTCCTATACCGTTGTTGTCGATTCCGGCAACGGCGCCGGCTCAATCCTCAGCCCATACCTCCAGCGCGAGCTTGGAAACAGGGTTATTTCGCTCAACTCCCACCCGAGCGGTTTCTTCGTTCGTGAACTTGAGCCGAACGCGAAGAGCCTCTCAGGGCTGGCGAAAACCGTTAGGGTCATGAAAGCGGACGTTGGGATAGCGCACGACGGCGATGCCGACAGAATCGGCGTGGTGGACGACGAGGGTGACTTCGTTGAGTACGAGGTCATGCTCTCGCTTATAGCGGGCTACATGCTCAGGAAGTTCGGGAGGGGCAAAATAGTCACCACCGTCGATGCAGGCTTCGCTCTGGACGACTACGTCAGGCCCCTGGGCGGGGAAGTGATAAGGACGCGCGTTGGCGATGTAGCGGTGGCCGATGAACTGGCTAAACACGGGGGAGTCTTTGGTGGCGAGCCGAGTGGGACGTGGATAATCCCCCAGTGGAACCTGACGCCGGACGGGATATTCGCGGGGGCGCTCGTCCTCGAGATGATTGACAGGCTCGGGCCGATAAGCGAGCTCGCAAAGGAGGTCCCGCGCTACGTAACTCTAAGGGCGAAGATACCCTGCCCCAACGAGAAGAAAGCTAAGGCGATGGAAATCATAGCGAAGGAAGCTTTGAAGAGCTTCGACTACGAGAGGCTGATTGATATTGACGGGGTAAGGATTGAGAACTCCGACTGGTGGATTCTGTTCAGGCCGAGCGGAACCGAGCCGATAATGCGCATAACCCTCGAGGCCCACACGGAGGAGAAGGCGAAGGAGCTGATGGAGAAGGCGGAGAGGCTCGTCAGGAGCGCGGTGGAGCGGGCTTGA
- a CDS encoding secondary thiamine-phosphate synthase enzyme YjbQ translates to MIYSKELWFSTRGEIDLVDITAEVERVVEESGIQNGHVLVFVPGATGAIVTIEHESGLLEDFKRALMELIPKGAGYLHDRIDDNAHSHLRATLLGASECFSVIDGRLVRGTWQQIFFVELDVRPRHRRVIVQVVGE, encoded by the coding sequence ATGATTTACAGCAAGGAGCTCTGGTTTTCAACGAGGGGCGAGATTGACCTCGTGGACATAACTGCCGAGGTTGAGAGGGTTGTCGAAGAGTCCGGAATCCAGAACGGGCACGTTCTGGTCTTCGTGCCTGGGGCAACGGGCGCGATAGTTACGATAGAGCACGAGTCGGGCCTTCTGGAGGACTTTAAGAGGGCGTTGATGGAGCTGATACCAAAAGGCGCCGGCTACCTCCATGACCGGATAGACGACAACGCCCACAGTCACCTGCGCGCGACCCTTCTCGGTGCGAGCGAGTGCTTTTCCGTCATAGACGGCCGGCTCGTTCGCGGAACCTGGCAACAGATTTTCTTCGTCGAGCTTGATGTGAGGCCAAGGCACAGGCGCGTTATAGTGCAGGTCGTTGGAGAGTGA
- a CDS encoding AAA family ATPase: MIIGVVGKIAAGKTTIAKFFEEKGFCRVSCSEPLIDLLTHKVSDYSWIPELPEKAEPTREKLIEFGKYLKDKYGGDILIRLAVDKKRNCQNIVIDGVRSREEIEAIKRLGGRVIYVEARPEIRFERLMKRKASKDRGIKTFEDFKEMDDAEERLYHTSELKGLADCVIVNEGTLEELRENVERIIEELSKA, translated from the coding sequence ATGATAATCGGGGTCGTTGGAAAGATTGCCGCCGGAAAAACGACAATCGCTAAATTCTTCGAAGAGAAGGGCTTCTGCAGGGTTTCCTGCAGTGAACCTCTGATTGACCTGCTGACCCACAAAGTTTCCGACTACTCCTGGATTCCGGAACTGCCAGAGAAGGCCGAGCCAACGCGTGAGAAACTCATAGAGTTCGGGAAGTACCTGAAGGACAAATACGGTGGGGACATACTGATTCGCCTCGCCGTTGACAAGAAGAGGAACTGCCAGAATATCGTCATAGATGGCGTCCGCTCGCGGGAGGAAATCGAGGCAATAAAGAGGCTCGGCGGAAGGGTCATCTACGTCGAGGCAAGGCCGGAGATAAGGTTCGAGCGCCTGATGAAACGCAAAGCCAGCAAAGACAGGGGAATCAAGACATTCGAGGACTTCAAGGAGATGGACGACGCCGAGGAGAGGCTCTACCACACGAGCGAACTGAAGGGCCTGGCTGACTGCGTCATAGTCAACGAGGGAACCCTTGAGGAGCTGAGGGAGAATGTGGAGCGGATTATTGAGGAGCTGAGCAAGGCTTAA
- the pyrI gene encoding aspartate carbamoyltransferase regulatory subunit: MPELKVEVIPEGTVIDHIPAGKWLKVIEILGLTKPNGGTLLIASNVPSRKLGRKDIVKVEGRYLSEEEVNKIALIAPDATVNIVRDYKIVEKFKVSIPDEIVGILTCPNPNCVSNHEYVKPRFKVESRDPLKLRCHYCERTIEGDEILGNL, encoded by the coding sequence ATGCCCGAGCTGAAGGTTGAGGTAATTCCCGAGGGAACGGTAATAGACCACATTCCGGCAGGAAAGTGGCTCAAGGTCATCGAAATCCTCGGCCTGACGAAGCCGAACGGGGGGACCCTCCTCATAGCCTCGAACGTTCCGAGCAGGAAGCTCGGCAGGAAGGACATCGTGAAGGTCGAGGGACGCTACCTCAGCGAGGAAGAGGTGAACAAGATTGCACTCATCGCGCCGGACGCTACCGTCAACATCGTCAGGGACTACAAGATAGTGGAGAAGTTCAAGGTCTCGATTCCGGACGAGATAGTCGGAATTCTCACCTGCCCGAATCCAAACTGCGTCAGCAACCACGAGTACGTTAAACCGCGCTTCAAGGTCGAGAGCAGGGACCCGCTCAAGCTCCGTTGCCACTACTGCGAGAGAACGATTGAGGGAGATGAAATCCTGGGGAACCTTTGA